One part of the Rutidosis leptorrhynchoides isolate AG116_Rl617_1_P2 chromosome 1, CSIRO_AGI_Rlap_v1, whole genome shotgun sequence genome encodes these proteins:
- the LOC139848121 gene encoding uncharacterized protein — MSDKPQYHPALTVTNIKNFIPIVLETDKSQYTTWSELFKIHCRAYEVIDHIIPAEANSSQSATTDASTTQQQTPSWSRLDSIVLQWIYGTISPGLLTTVLVKDSTAATAWERLRTIF; from the coding sequence ATGTCTGATAAACCTCAATATCACCCTGCTCTTACGGTTACCAATATCAAGAACTTTATTCCTATTGTTCTTGAAACCGATAAGAGCCAATATACAACCTGGTCAGAGTTATTTAAAATCCATTGTCGAGCCTATGAAGTTATTGACCATATCATCCCAGCAGAAGCTAATTCTAGCCAATCCGCCACTACTGATGCATCAACTACACAACAACAAACACCATCTTGGTCTCGTCTAGATTCAATTGTGTTACAATGGATCTATGGCACAATATCTCCTGGACTTTTAACCACTGTACTCGTGAAAGATTCAACAGCTGCAACAGCTTGGGAACGCCTTAGGACTATTTTTTAG